A segment of the Streptomyces sp. P9-A2 genome:
CATCGGTGAGGGCTTCGCGTCCTACACCGGACTGCTGCGGGCGAACGCGCCGGGCTTCCTCAAGCAGACCCTCGCCAAGGAACGCAGACTCGCCCGTCAGGTGGGAGAGGTGCGGTTCGTGTACGACGCGCGGGATCCGGACGCGTTCCGGGCACTGATGCGCTGGAAGTCCGCGCAGTACCGGCGCACCGGGCGCCGGGACCGGTTCGCGCAGCCGTGGATCACCGCTCTGGTGGAGCGGCTCGCGAGCGGCGACGACCCCGAATGCCGCGGGCTGCTCTCCGTGCTGTACGCCGCCGGCCGTCCCGTGGCCGCCCACTTCGGGCTGCGCTCGCCCACGGTCCTCTCCTGGTGGTTCCCGGCGTACGACCGCGACTACGGCAAGTACTCACCCGGGCTGGTGCTGCACCTGCGGATGCTGGAGGCCGCGGCGGCCGACGGGATCCGCACGGTCGACCTGGGCAGCGGCCCGGCCCGCTACAAGGACTCGCTGAAGACCCGTGAACTGCCCGTCTACGAAGGTGCCGTGGTGCGCCCGATGCCGGGCGGGGCCGCGTACCGCCTGAGCCGCGAACCGGGACGGGCCGCCCGCCGTTTCGTCCGCGACCGCCCCCGGCTGGCCGGTGCGGCGAGGCGCGCGCTGGAGGAAGCGGGCCGGCTGCGCGACCGGTGAGGGCGTCCCTGCCGCACGCCACCGGCCGGGCACCCCGGCCGGT
Coding sequences within it:
- a CDS encoding GNAT family N-acetyltransferase, producing the protein MPRKHLLVLRPDELGPGEHKTWRHLRSESGAPENPFLDPAFTTAVGHGRPGARVAVLQEDGIPVGFFPYEKGPLGQGRAIGLGVSDSQGAVLHPGIRVDPRRLLAACGLSSWEFDNLEAGQHLFVPHATERLVSPVVDIGEGFASYTGLLRANAPGFLKQTLAKERRLARQVGEVRFVYDARDPDAFRALMRWKSAQYRRTGRRDRFAQPWITALVERLASGDDPECRGLLSVLYAAGRPVAAHFGLRSPTVLSWWFPAYDRDYGKYSPGLVLHLRMLEAAAADGIRTVDLGSGPARYKDSLKTRELPVYEGAVVRPMPGGAAYRLSREPGRAARRFVRDRPRLAGAARRALEEAGRLRDR